In Pongo pygmaeus isolate AG05252 chromosome 19, NHGRI_mPonPyg2-v2.0_pri, whole genome shotgun sequence, the genomic stretch ggttaatggcatgagccatcatgctcagccctcaaatatttttaaaaaaccataaatcagccgggtgcagtggctcacgcctgtaatcccagcactttgggaggccaaggcgggcagatcatgaagtcaggggttcgagaccagcctgaccaacatggtgaaaccccgtctctactaaaaatgcaaaaattagccgggtgagatggcgcctgcctgtaatcccagctacccaggaggctgaggcgggagaatcgcttgaacctgagtggtggaggttgcagtgagccgagatcgcaccactgcactccagcctgggcaacagagtgagacttcgtctcaaaaacaaacaaacaaaaaataccaaaaaacaaaagcaaaaccataAATCAACAATAAATGTGTATAATTGATGGAGCATTTCAGGCAGATTACTAGAACAGAAGTGAAAGTCCGAAAACAGACTGATAAGGATAGTGTATGCCAAAGAAAGCATTTCAAATTAGTAAGGAAAGGATAGAGTGATTGTGCATTAAcggaaaaaacatttttaaaaagaccttaAAACCTCATCTAGTACCATACACCAAAAtatattccatatgaatttaggtATAGCTACCATGTATTAAGCGCTTACTGTATGCTAGATAGTCTATGACACACACAAATGTTTAAAACCTCATTTAGTTTTCACTGTTCTTTGAGGAGTATatattgttatttctattttctggatTGAGAAACAGGTTTTTAGAAATGAAGgaacttggctgggtgtggtgactcatgcctataatcccagcactttgggaggctgaggcaggcagatcacagggtcaggagttcgagaccagcctgcccaatatggggaaaccctgtttctactaagaatacaaaaattagccgtgcatggtggtgggcagctgtaatcccagctactcgggaggctgaggcaggagaatcacttgaacctgggaggtggagcttgcagtgagccaggatcgtgccactgactccagcctgggcaacagagcgagactccatctcaaaacaacaacaacaacaacaacaacaaaaagcagtgAAGGAACCTGCCAGAATCATAGAGGTCATAGTTGGTAGAATCAGGAATGAAATCTAGAACCATAAGACAGCAAAGCCCATGTTTCTAACCACTATGATATATGAAAGGAGAATATAATGATACTAGACAAAAATAATTATGGATGCTTGAGTGAGCACTGGAGTTTCTAAGCATGGCACCAAATGCGAAAGCGACACAGGAAAATACTGACAGATTTGATTGTAAGTAATGTTAAAATTCCACTacatcaaaaatatatacataaaatgtaaagtaaataaaatgggaaaagtaaaaaagtatctgtaaaatatttgacaaagaattactttttgttttttttttttttttgagatagagtcatgctctgttgcccaggttggagtccagtagggccatctcagctcactgcaacctctgcctcctgggttcaagagattctcccacttcagcctcccaaatagctgtgactactggtgtgcaccaccatgccctgctaatttttgtatttttagtagagatggggtttcatcacggtGGCCAGgcgctagtctcaaactcctgacctcaagtgattcacccactttggcctcccaaagtgctgggattacaggagtgagccactgtgcccagccaagaattacTAATGACAAACATTAAAAAGCATAGAAATTCCTGGAACTGGAAAGGGTGTGGAGAAAGAGGACCCTCATAAGGTGGTGGTGAGATCGCTAACGTGTAGAACTTTCCTGAAGCACAATTTGACAATATACATTAAGAACCTTAagactttgcattcctttcatcAGCAGTTACACATTTAGGAAGTTTTTCTAAGTAATTAGTTATGGATGTGCTAAAAAAGGAGACTGATCAAATCATAATAGACACATTTAATATAAGCAGCCCTCAAAAAAATTGACGTAACACTGTAAGATCAGAAAAGGATTAAAAAGCATAGggtttggaaagaaagaaatcaaactaCTAATATTTTTCAcagttgaaattattttgtatgttggcaaaaatacagagaaaacataTAGTCATTTGGATTTCTATATCTTAGCAACAAAGAgttaaaattagaatttaaaatattgtttcaataGCAAATAACAACAAATAACCAAGTGATAAATTAAATGACTTTTATgaagaaaaccacaaaactatactgaaagacattaaagaagacacaaacaaaaggaGAGATATAGCATGTTTATCAAAGAAAATGTCAATATCgcaaagatgtcaattctcccagAATATTCTATAGATTAAATGCAATTCCAGTAAAAATCCCAACAAGTGGATTCTTAAGTATACAGTCAAAGACTCTTTAAAAAAGTAGGGAAGGAGGCTTACATCATCACATATCAAAAGTTATGAAAGCTGCAGGCATTAAGACGGAATGGTATTAGATTAGGGAAGGACAACAaaagaccagtggaacagaatagagagccctgaaactggggcctgttgaggcATGTTCCAAAGGAGAGGTGGCTGTGCAGATCAACAGGGAACTATCCCAAACACTCGGATATTTCATATTCAtaagtgagaaaaaataaagccTACTTCACATCACATATTAAGAACCACTTCACATTTAAGTccaaatccatttcacattaaatccTAAATATAAAGCTagagattttacaagaaaataggAAGAATAGCATAATGATATCAGGTTAAGAGAAGAATTTCTTAAGCAAGACAAGATACAAATTGCAATCCAAAAAAGAagatggggccgggcacggtggttcacgcctgtaattccagcactttgagggtaCGAGGCGGGctgatcgcttgaggtcaggagttcgagacaagcctggccaaactggtgaaacccagtctctaataaaaatacaaaaattagctgggcgtggtggtgcacacttgtaatcccagctactggggaggatgaggcaggagaatcacttgaacccgggaggcagaagttgcagtgagctaagatcacgccactgcacttcagcctgggcaatagagtgagactcagtctcaaaaaaaaaaaaaaaaaaagacatcataaAGACAAACTAGACAAACTACAAATTGGGAAAAGATATTTCCAACACACAACTGTTGAAAGATTAAATTAATAGGCCAGAGAtataaaggtattttaaaataaaatacaaatactctaaaagaaaaatgagcaaaagacatagATATTTGGctaggcaaagtggctcatgcttgtaatcctagcactttgggatgctgaggtgggaggactgcttgaggccaaaagtttgagaccagcctgggcaatgtagtgagaccccatctctacaaaaaaataaagacatcaaTATTTCACAGaatggaaaacacaaatggtcatttaatatttaaaagcgCATATAAAATGCCTAACTTCATTAAGTCATGAAAATGCAAACTCAAGCTACAACATCATTTTATTCCCATCAAACTGGCAAATTTAAAAAGCCAATCAATACGAATGTTGTCAAGGATGTATAACATTAGACATGATTGGTTTGACACTAAATTGGCATTATTTAGTACAGTAGAAAATGTGTTCACCACCAGCCCACCAGCCCACCAGCCCACCAGCCCACCAGCCCAGCTCTTCCACTCCTAGACAAGATCCCAGAAAACTCTTCCACATGAGCCAGGAGACATTTACAAGAATGTTCATGCAGCGCCATTTGCAGAAAACAATAAAGGACCCGAATGTCCACTGACAGAATGgctaaactgtggtatatccatatgagAGAATACTTTGTAGTGTGAAAAGAATAAACTAAAGCCAAATATATCAATAAGGATGCATCTCACTAAGGATGTAAGAggaaaaagcaagtcacagaagAATAGAGATTCTATTTCTACAGAGTCAAACACTTCCTCAGAGTtcataaatatacacaacataTTGTTTAGAAAAACTGGCTGggtcggtggctcatgcctgtaacccaggattttgggaggccaaggcaggtggattgcttgagatcaagagttcgagaccagcctggccaacatggcgaaaccctgcctctacttaaaaatacaaaaattcgctgggcctggtggtgcgggcctgtaatcccagctacatgggaggctgaggcacaagaattgcttgaaccctagaggtggaggttgcagtaagtcatgatcacgccactgtgctccagcctgggagacagagtaagactctgtctcgagaaaaaaacaaaaaacatataaacatatggCAAAAGCTCAaagcaaaaaaccccaaaacacaaCACAACGAAATGCAAAAGGATGATAAACACAATACAGGAGTGGCCAGGGTGGGTGTGGGGAGCTGATGGTGGGATGATAAGATAGGGTGGGTGAGGGGCTCAGGAGGGCTCCAGTGTGTAAGGAATGTTCTGTTAGCTGGACAGTGGGCACAGGGATGTCTGGgtttgtgtgtgatgtgtgcgctttaaaaatttatatgtattaagATAACTgaggtgaaatttttaaaaagtgtgattGAGACATAGGATTAGATATTAAATTAAggcatattataaaataatatcaacAGATACTCACTAAAAATTGCATTTATATGCAAAGATAAAAGAGTAGAAACAATGTTTTTAACTGTTTATCTTTGGATGATAGGGTTAcaggtgatttttcttttaagtctgtatttttaatatttcccaAAAGGaacaaatttgaaataataagaaaagcatAAAGTTTATTATATACAGAAAAAAGAGAGTGTCTGGATAAACTATTAATAGGTACATGAATAATAGCTGTTTAATGCAAGACCGTGCCTGGAAGTGAAtgcattttcaaagaaattatttttagctcAAGGGCATCACTTTGGGATGGTAGAAATTCAGACTTCTGACAAGTAGGTCTGAAGCTGTATTTCTGGGGAGGTGAGGATTGGTGGGTGTAAGGTCTCTTGCCCCTTAACCGTGGGTCAGTCTTCTGGTAGcttaatgtggaaaagaaaagaaaagtaactaGAAAGTTACTTCATTACTGGAGTTGGATAAACGATATTTATTAATAGGAACATGTatgcattctatgttccattttcCTCTCGTTTTTACATTTCTAATTCACAGCCCACATGAGTCATGCTACTATACACAAAGAGGGCTCAGATTCCAAGAATCAATTTCCAgatcagtaagccaagatcagtGCATGGTAAACACCTCTCATAAATGAAATGGTAGAATCCTGACATGGTGTTTAATGATGGCTTTACAACGTATCACATTTCATAGCTGTGAAATATCCCCAAATCATctcacaaaaaaggaaagatcaaAGAAAAGGGCAATTCAGAAAAgatcttatttctctctctctcttgcatgAAAAAGAGCACATAAAATAGAAGCAGTGGTTACCCCAGCGTGGCCCTTCAGAGAACCGAGGTAACTATGGTAACTAAGAACGGTCTTTTAGTTCGCAAGTTTCGAATTCTAGAACTGTTGGTTGGATTTGGGGTAAGTCCCGTAAGGGAGAGCTGCGAACTTCAAGTGCGGAATGGTTCATTCTCTAGGGAGATAGCAACCTTTTCCTAAAAAATCTTGGTTCTTCGTTGCTGGAGAGAAGAACAAGCCCTGTGAAGCAGTCAGAGATCCTTATACCCAGCAGACTTACCTTGAGGGTGTGGTATTCAAGGAAAAAAACACTTCGGGAAATACAGAAGAAATGGATCAGGAACACcagacttttctttataaatatgtatgttttaagAGCAacaaaacagagacaattttctCAAAATAAGCAACCACTAAATTGTCAAGGAAGGACCCATTTATGACTTAAAATTTCCATGGCTCTCTAATGAAAGCAATGCTAATTTCGGCCATGGGgaagtggaaaaaatatataattatgaaaaGTCCTCACCTTTCTTGCAACTTCTTGAGTTTCTCAGGGTCTGCCTTTATCTTACTGGTTTCCTTTTCATCTGTGAAACCAGAGGCTGCCATCCTGCTCCCATTATCATTTTGATGTGGGAAATGAGACACTGCAAAGAAAGTAAATGGTATATTTTCTTGCAGAGACCCAGACACATGCAAATGGCCTTCTGAGTTCATTCTTGATGGAGAGGAGCTGGAAGAATCCACTAAGGACAAATTGCCCTGTGGATTTAGTAAGAGATCTGTATATAATGGAGCCCCCTGAGGCTGGCTTGTTAAAGTAGTATCTTCTGCTTCCCTGACAGCAAATTCATGTGCACTGTTTACCGGGAAATAATTATGGTTTTCGGCACTGGCAAATGGATTCCTATTTCTAATGGGAGACAGTGGTTGGCAAACATGAAACCTTGAGTTTCCCTCTGAGTCTGAGCTGTGAACTGAAGTCGATGACATTGACAAGTCTACTGGAATATCATCGCTCAGAGGAGAATGCATGAATGATGCAGGAGGGTTATAGGATGAATTCACTGATGATCTTGGAGATGTTGGTCTGCCAGAAAGAAAGTAGTCAAGAGAATTTTGAGAACTGCTTAAATAGTCTTGCCAGTATCCTTCAGAATCATGGGTGCCAGGCCTATGTTCCATAGAAATACAATCACTCCATGCATTTTCCGCATTGACACCATCCTCTTGTCTGGGCTCGGATTTGGTGTCCCACGAAAGGGGGCTCTTTTTCGCATtttcactgccacctctgtccTTCTCTATAGCAGATTCCCTATCAGGCAGCCCGGGGTCTTGGGACAACCTTTGCCCAGCAGAAGGCCGCTCTGTTGCTGGCTCCATTGCATTGCTTATTCTCAATGAGCCATGACTGGGCTCACTTCTTCTTGAAGAATGACCTCTAcaattttcagcattttcttcaaaatttttatttttggcctgAGGGGTCGATGTCCCCCCAAATCTACTTCTTTTGTGATGGGAAGGAGAACGGGGTGAGTGCATACCAACCCACAGACATTCTTCAACCTGGGTTTCCTCTTCAGTGTCATCGCTTTCTCTTCTGCTGTTCAATGACAAAATGGAACAGAAGTCTTTATCTCGGAACCTAAATGATGCCCTTCTTGGCCCTCCTACGGTGGTGGGTGTGAGTGGTGGCCCCGAGAACTCACTCAATACTTGAGGACTATTTGTTCCTTGGAAGGCCTGGGACAGGGCTGGATGCAGCCCACTCTGGGAAGGAGCACTTGGGTCTCCTTTTTTGGCTCTATCAGGAGGGTTCTCAGTCATTGGCTGTGATGATGGGACCAAGTTTCTTCTCTCTCGATTTGCCCTCTTCAGCTTAGTGTTACACATTAGGCCTTCTTGTTGAACTACTTGATCTGCATTGAGAAAAGACACATTTATCATTCCAGTAAAAGGGCCCATGGATGAAAGGCCTCTAGCACCAAGCGCAAAATTGCCCTTTAAATGCAACAGACAAGACCTAGAGAAGAAAATAGGCACGGTCAAAATGGCTCGAGGTACAAGAGGAGCAGAGCCCAGCAGGCTTCATTTTACTGCCCCGTATTCTCCTTTGTACCCCTGTGGTCCTAGGGAAACAGGGTGACCCTGAGGATACAGATTCTTTCTGCAGAAGCTCCCGGAAGActggcccagccccagccagtCAGGGTTGATGATGGGCAAACCTCGCACTAAATACTGGCTTTGGTTCCATACATACTGAAAGGGAAAACCACCACTCTGGGAATGACTTCTACACAAACCACCAGCCCTTTCTCATCCACATTCATTCAACGTACATTTATGACACCCTGCCTCCCACACAGCTTTACAAGAACTTAAGAGAAGTACAACATGTCTTGGCAGATCAGGAGGAAAGCTATAGGAGCTGGCACCCGGGCACACTAGGGATTTTGGTCATGTTTACTatttagtgaaaataaaaattataaatctctCATGACAtcgttattttctctttttcactagCCCCAGGTCAATTCTGTAACTTCTGGCTGCCCTAGAGTCCCTACTATGAATTCCTACACAGAATCACTGAACTGGCCAGAAGCATGctaacactctctctctctctcacacacacacacacacacacacttaagcCTCACAACCCTGTGAAATAGGTAACACAATCATACGACATTATAACTTGAGGGTACCAAGGCTTAGGGCAGTCACATAACTAGCCCAAGATCCTATTTCCAGTAAGTGACAGAATGAACATTTGAACCCACGCCTGCTCGATACTAGGGTTTGTGTTCTTAACCACCACCCTGTGTTAGCCCTTAAGAAACTGGCTGGCCTTCCAATTTCCTTGTGAAAATGAGAATCCATTGAATTCGTTGTGGTGTGTATGTGCTGTTGAGGGTCTTTTACCCTCTCGATGTGAGAAGGAAACTGACAGTACTTCTCTGATGCCACTTACCTTTATTCCCTCCTGACATCGGCCTCCCCCCGCTTTGTTCTCTTCTCTGCTATTGTGTGGGATCTGATGAGATGCTGCTCTTTTTATCATTCCATTTCTAAAGCGGTTCACCCTGTAGAGTGGACGGGACTCCACGGGCCCTGGAAGGTCTGTGTTGATAACAGCTCGGGCTGGTGAAATGCAAATCCTCAGAGCATCGGGCACCGCCAAGGGCCAAGTCAATGCTGGCTCACTTTAATTGAGGCTCCTCACAGGGGGGCACCAGTGTGAGTCTCTAATGTCCTAACACTCGGGCAGCTTCTGTTATTGTTAACTGCATGGGACACTCAGCAACGCAGTATGAATCTTGACTCATCAGCTCTTCTAGAAATCAGTTAAGTTCTCCTCTCAGGCCCCTCCTGGGTTTTATAAACCCCAGTTAGAGATGCAGCAGCAATTCAAGGATGCTTTGAGCATCTGGCTGTGGAACTACAGCGCTGGAGCTGGTGGCGAGGCCACTTCATACTGGGCCGACCCCCATTTTGGGAACAAATGCTTCTACGTAAGCAACTGAATTCtcctgataattttttaaaatagaaaagggagctgggggcagtggctcatgcctgtaatcccagcactttgaaaggccgaggtgggcagatcacttaaggtcaggagttcaagaccagcctggacaacatggtgaaaccccatctctactaaaaatacaaaaattagccaggcgctgtggtgtgtacctgtaatcccagctatttgggagactgaggcaggagaatcgcttgaacctgggaggcagaggttgcagagagcccagatcgtaccattgcactccagcctgggcaacagagtgagactctgtcttaaaaataaattacataaatacataaaatagaaaagggATCTAGAGGAGTTGGCAGTGCAGGCTCTGGCTgatgactttttatttatttatttatttttgagacagagtttcactctttttgcccaggctggagtgcaatggtgcgatctcagctcacagaaacttccgcctcctgggttaaagcaattctcctgcctcagcctcccgagtagctgggattacaggcatgcaccaccacgcccagctaattttgtatttttagtagagacacggtttcttcatgttggtcaggctggtctccaactcccgacctcaagtgatctgcctgcctcagcctcccaaagtgctgggattacaagtgtgagccactgtgcccggctggctgatgactttttgttttgaatttgttGGAGGGCCTCAGGTGAGTTCACAGCTCTGGAACTGGAACCTTCCGGTCATTCCCTAGACGCACATGACCCATCCCCATGAGGAGAAACACCCAATGGGCAAAAGAATCAGCAAGGGCCgcttttgaaaaacagaaactgGAAGCTCAACGGGAGCCATTATCTCATCTCATAGAGGCCACTGAGTTGCCACGGGGTGATGCTGGCCTGGGGGACAGGAGAAGTCCCAGGGTATGCGCGGTGTTGCGGCTCCTGCAGATTCCAGAAACATGCATCTTCATCCCTGCCTTGTCACAATGGTCTTCCTCTTTAAAAATTCAATCAGAGCTTCTCtgcagcatgtgtgtgtgtgtgtgtgtgtgtgtgtgtgtttcccctaAAGGTGGCAGACTGTGCCATTCTCGATTTATGCTATTTTAACCCTATTTTTTTTATGTCTATCAAATAGAGAGCAGATTTCAGGAGCTCTAGGGCTGGGAATAGACAGGCACATTGGTATGCCAGGGATGTGCTATTCATAGACCAGGCCCTGCAGATGCTGCAAATGCTTCTCTGAGGCCCTGGGCTCCAGCTGTGAGTGAAGTGCCTGCCATCTCCAGGAGTTCtagggcaacagaatgaaaccagAACAAGCATCTGTCTGCCCTAAGACTATGCCTTTGGTCTCGACTTCTTGGTGTGCTTGACCAATAGTTTCCTACATTCCAACAGCCACAcacttttaacttttttcccTCTGGTTATAAAAGTGGTTTATCATCATTggagaaaatttggaaactatagaAGAggatgaagaataaaataaaaatcccccATAATCCAAAACTTGGCTGATCATTGCTATTGTTCTGGAATTCAGAGTGGGTTGCATACTCAAGACCCCAGGGCTGTTTTCATCCTGCAGTTGTGCTTTGGCTcagcttcttttcttctttctttttttttttaattttagaaacagggtcttgctctgtcacccaggctggagtacagttgtaggctcaaacaatcctcctgcctcagcctcctgagtagctgggactacaggtgcatgccaccacacctggctaattttaaattttttttctagagatggggtctcactttgttgcccagtctggtctcgaacctctgacttcaagcaatcctcctgccttggcctcccaaagtgttgggattacaggcatgacccaccgtgcctggccatggcTCAGTATTTTAACAATGAATTTATTACCTTTAGGTGGAACATGTATATTGTAGCTTACCACAGGCTCCATAACCCATTATGCATCTGTCCTGCTATAACCACCTGCTCCCTGAAAGCATTTGAATTTATAACCCAGGGCTCTCTTATCAAGAGATATTTTTTAACAAACAAAACTGAAGtgaagaaattaaatatcttattATGAGCATTATGCCATGCCATTAGTTATTCTTTAAGAACATGATATTAATTATAGTATAAAGGTATATATTATAATTTGTTAACTCTTCCCCTATTGTTGGGTATATAGGTTGTTTTGAGGTTTGACTGTCAGTGATTACAATGTGATAAATATCCTTGCTCATACATTTTTGACTATATATTTTCTTAGACTAGATCCATGGGAGTGAAATTGCTAGGTCAAAAGGTATGAACTTTCTAAGAGGCTTTGACACGTTACCAAATTCCTTTCCAGAGAGTTTCTACCAAATGACCCAACAGGTAGGCTATGAAAGCGTCTCTCTCATAACTGTCACCGGCAATCCATGTCAGTAGCATAGACACAACAGTGCCCAGGAATGTTCATTGTTAGTTTCACTACTAGTATTACGTATCATTTTTAAAACCTTAGTCAAATTGGTAGGCCAAATTTACGTCATGTAGATTTACATTTATTACCTTCTGaggttgaactttttaaaaaatatgacctATACTGTCTtcagatgaattttaaaaaatgtttattagccacctgtatttcattttttttttttttttttttgagacagagtctcactctgtcacccaggttggactacagtggtgctatctcggctcactgcaagctccacctcctgggttcatgccattctcctgcctcagcctcctgagtagctgggactacaggcgtccgccaccgcgcccggctaatttttttttttttgtattttt encodes the following:
- the MARCHF10 gene encoding probable E3 ubiquitin-protein ligase MARCHF10 isoform X2, which codes for MLRDAKDRQKFFSDVQYLRDMQHKVDSEYQACLRRQEYRRDPNEKKRDQFWGQETSFERSRFSSRSSSKQSSSEEDALTEPRSSTKISAFKCDSKLPAIDQTSVKQKHKSTMTVRKAETADPSEPSPADQAPMVLLRKRKPNLRRFTVSPESHSPRVSGDRSRQKPQWPEKVPIPRGADQVVQQEGLMCNTKLKRANRERRNLVPSSQPMTENPPDRAKKGDPSAPSQSGLHPALSQAFQGTNSPQVLSEFSGPPLTPTTVGGPRRASFRFRDKDFCSILSLNSRRESDDTEEETQVEECLWVGMHSPRSPSHHKRSRFGGTSTPQAKNKNFEENAENCRGHSSRRSEPSHGSLRISNAMEPATERPSAGQRLSQDPGLPDRESAIEKDRGGSENAKKSPLSWDTKSEPRQEDGVNAENAWSDCISMEHRPGTHDSEGYWQDYLSSSQNSLDYFLSGRPTSPRSSVNSSYNPPASFMHSPLSDDIPVDLSMSSTSVHSSDSEGNSRFHVCQPLSPIRNRNPFASAENHNYFPVNSAHEFAVREAEDTTLTSQPQGAPLYTDLLLNPQGNLSLVDSSSSSPSRMNSEGHLHVSGSLQENIPFTFFAVSHFPHQNDNGSRMAASGFTDEKETSKIKADPEKLKKLQESLLEEDSEEEGDLCRICQIAGGSPSNPLLEPCGCVGSLQFVHQECLKKWLKVKITSGADLGAVKTCEMCKQGLLVDLGDFNMIEFYQKHQQSQAQNELMNSGLYLVLLLHLYEQRFAELMRLNHNRVERDRLLRNYPQPRTEENENSELGDGNEGSISQSRVV
- the MARCHF10 gene encoding probable E3 ubiquitin-protein ligase MARCHF10 isoform X8 yields the protein MLRDAKDRQKFFSDVQYLRDMQHKVDSEYQACLRRQEYRRDPNEKKRDQFWGQETSFERSRFSSRSSSKQSSSEEDALTEPRSSTKISAFKCDSKLPAIDQTSVKQKHKSTMTVRKAETADPSEPSPAESEPTWWNKLETDIGGPSGSCSLGKKGPMSRSIPPCEADQAPMVLLRKRKPNLRRFTVSPESHSPRVSGDRSRQKPQWPEKVPIPRGADQVVQQEGLMCNTKLKRANRERRNLVPSSQPMTENPPDRAKKGDPSAPSQSGLHPALSQAFQGTNSPQVLSEFSGPPLTPTTVGGPRRASFRFRDKDFCSILSLNSRRESDDTEEETQVEECLWVGMHSPRSPSHHKRSRFGGTSTPQAKNKNFEENAENCRGHSSRRSEPSHGSLRISNAMEPATERPSAGQRLSQDPGLPDRESAIEKDRGGSENAKKSPLSWDTKSEPRQEDGVNAENAWSDCISMEHRPGTHDSEGYWQDYLSSSQNSLDYFLSGRPTSPRSSVNSSYNPPASFMHSPLSDDIPVDLSMSSTSVHSSDSEGNSRFHVCQPLSPIRNRNPFASAENHNYFPVNSAHEFAVREAEDTTLTSQPQGAPLYTDLLLNPQGNLSLVDSSSSSPSRMNSEGHLHVSGSLQENIPFTFFAVSHFPHQNDNGSRMAASGFTDEKETSKIKADPEKLKKLQESLLEEDSEEEGDLCRICQIAGGSPSNPLLEPCGCVGSLQFVHQECLKKWLKVKITSGADLGAVKTCEMCKQGLLVDLGDFNMIEFYQKHQQSQAQNELMNSGLYLVLLLHLYEQRFAELMRLNHNRVERDRLLRNYPQPRTEENENSELGDGNEGSISQSRVV